In Zingiber officinale cultivar Zhangliang chromosome 11B, Zo_v1.1, whole genome shotgun sequence, a single window of DNA contains:
- the LOC122035293 gene encoding superoxide dismutase [Cu-Zn]-like: MEEDVLRCCGSKRFAKELASTSPFSDLHHAIQSAHGIWFNKVTLLTSSSTSFSFSVTPKEMVKAVAILGNSEGVKGIIYFVQEGDGPTTVTGSITGLKPGLHGFHVHALGDTTNGCMSTGPHFNLAGKEHGAPEDEN, from the exons ATGGAGGAGGATGTGCTACGGTGCTGCGGTAGCAAGCGTTTCGCCAAGGAGCTCGCCTCCACCTCTCCGTTTTCCGACCTCCACCATGCAATCCAGTCCGCCCACGGGATCTGGTTCAATAAGGTCACACTTTTGACCTCTTCTTCTACCTCTTTCTCTTTTTcagt AACACCTAAGGAAATGGTGAAGGCTGTTGCTATCTTGGGTAACAGTGAGGGTGTTAAGGGCATAATTTACTTCGTCCAGGAAGGAGATG GTCCAACCACCGTCACCGGATCCATCACTGGCCTCAAGCCTGGGCTTCATGGCTTCCATGTGCATGCTCTTGGAGACACTACCAATGGATGCATGTCAACTG GGCCTCATTTTAATCTTGCTGGAAAGGAACATGGTGCTCCTGAAGATGAAAACTGA